Within Anabaena cylindrica PCC 7122, the genomic segment ACTAACTATAAATATTGAGGAATTGCAACTCAGGCGTGAAAAATTATCATGTTTTACATCGAATACTTTTTATGAATGGAATCAGACTATTAAACTGACGAGAAATTACATAAACGATATTCAAAAAAATTTGAATCGTTTTTTTCAAGTACCAATTAATCTCTTACTAATTTAATTAGTTGGACTCATGAGATTTATTTTTTTTCTAAAAATATCGTACACAAAGACAACTGAATAATCAAAAACGAAAAGCATTAACTTGATTGCAGGAGATAATTATGATTGACCTGAACAATAAGAATAGACTAGACACAGGACAAAAAGACTTTTCCAGTAAAAGTCAACAAGAGTCCTGTGAAAAAGTCTCCAACGCTACAAAACGTATGTCTATCACATTATCTGGTGACATCGCTAATTTATTAGAATACCTTGCATCATCACAAGGCATTACACAAAATGAGGCTTTGCGTAAAGCAATTGCAACAGAAGGGTATTTGCTAGAAGAAAGACAACAAGGAAGTAAAATTCTAATACAAAAACCTGATAAAGAAATAAGGGAGGTGTTATTTAGATAAAGTATAGATATACGCGTTGGAAAATCCAAAATACTAAAAAGGCTTTTTCCATGTCTTACTTAAACCAGGACAACAAATCCTCTACTATCGAAAATAACGCAGGTATTGATATTGGAGGTGAACTAAAAGCATCAGACTATATTACAACTATTCCTCTTGAGGAAAAAACTGTAAAAGAGTTAAAAACAGAGTGTGATAAGCAATTACTGACAAGAGAAAATACTCGTAGTAAATTAGTCTTCTTACAAGCAAAAATCTTTGGTTGTACACTAGGAGCTAGTTTCCTACTGACCATGACTACTGCCTTTTTGCCTGATATTGACAAAACTCTTATCAAGGATTTATTGACACAAACTATCGCTCCCCAAGTCACACTACTTTCCTTTTCATTAGGCTTTTACTTTGGCAGTAACAAGATGAAGGAATAGTGATCTAATCACACCCATACATAAGCGCATATAACCACCAATTGACTAGCTTAATAGGTGGTTTGTTTATGTACACAATGCCGATTGAGTAAGTGTAGATTAAAAATACTTAAAATACAGGTGTAAACTAAACAACTAAGTAAATATTTTTCTGTGCAGTAAGTAAATATTTTCTGTGCAGCTAACTTATATACAGATGTACTTACCCGTCCATTTTGCCCTGTAAGGCTTGTTAAGTCTTAAATAATGTATGAGTCAGGTGAGATGGTTTTGATTGCCT encodes:
- a CDS encoding DUF2188 domain-containing protein — translated: MIDLNNKNRLDTGQKDFSSKSQQESCEKVSNATKRMSITLSGDIANLLEYLASSQGITQNEALRKAIATEGYLLEERQQGSKILIQKPDKEIREVLFR